Within the Vigna angularis cultivar LongXiaoDou No.4 chromosome 10, ASM1680809v1, whole genome shotgun sequence genome, the region tttctttattaataagacatgaacaaaataatttacaaaatatggaGAGGACATATTGTtgaaacaattcaaaatatattataaattcatctAGACGCtagatgtaatttttaaaagatcTAATTATTTAGTAGGTGTTTAAACTGTTTGTGATTTTCAAATATGTCTCTAAACTATTTCTTTTCTTGATTGGATTTTAAAACTAGAACAGTATTCTCTGGAATTATTTTTTAGCTCTTTAGAATTGTTATACAGTTATAATCTGTGACgattttcaaaattacaaaaacccAGATGAAAACAATTATATGATAAAGacttaactaaaataaaaaatatatttaaaaaatcatatataactGGATAACCTACCTACTAATTAAACTTTCTCAAACTCAAAATCAACTTGAATGCAGTCAATTTCTCTTAAAAGCAACCAAGTTTATGttgatatttttcttatattatctAAAACATGTTCATGAAAACTTGATTATCAATTAGATTAGGCAACAACTCTTGAAGGTGTGTACACGTTCTTCGGACAAAATAGAAAACAGTGAAATTAAATGATAAGTTCAATTATTTGTACGATGAAAATAAGTGTTACCAGCATACACTGTTAGGTCCTTACCCTTCACCTGTGGAACTGTAAGGAGATGTGACTTGGAGACATTGACATTACTGTTTTGTATTCCATTTGTAGAGTGGCCAATCTTGGTTTCTTCTTTCAACACTGAGAAAGCAAGTGTTCAGGAACTACTACTACTGAGCTGATAGGAACATTGTAATAGAGAAATTAAACTAGATGGAGTATATGGTAAGATGAAGCCAACAAGAAGATGGAAAAAACAGTGTCAACTTGTGTCGTAACAAAATACAGAAGTACTACAATACAGGTTGCTGTAACTAATATCCCTATGAAGTTAAAGTCAAATTTGAACTACTATCTTGATTAAAGACCTATTATATAAGAATTTAGGAAGAGAATCATGATGAATGGAAAAGTCCACCAGAAGTGATTAGGAGCATGGCACAAAGAGGCTATTGAATAGAAAGTCTTGTTAACATCACTACCATTTGTGTTAGATTCTACCAATTTGATCTGCTGCTGGCATGGTTTTACCCCAAATGGAACATTACTTGTTGCAATTGCTCCAAGAGGGCAACAAAGGTTGGGGTTGTTCCAGGCTCCAAAACGTGTTCCCATTTTTCCATAAAACTCCATAGAGAATTTAAGCTCTCCTGCAAGATTGTTACCACTAACATAGAGTGCATTGAGAGAAGGAAGAGTTGATAGTTTTGGTGAAAGGTTGCCTGTGAGGTTGTTGTCACTGAGGCGTAGAAATCTCAACCTCTTCAATTGTATTATAGACTCAGGAATTTCCCCATTTAAGCCCATGTTAGAGAGATCCAAACTGACCAAGTTATGAAGGTTTTCCCACTTCAGGATCCTGATATCTCCACCTATTGCATTGTTGGACAAAACCATTTCCTCCAAAGAATGCATCTCTTGAATGCTCAATGTCAACCCACCAGAGAATCTGTTATTCCCAAGGTCCAAAAGGGTCAGATTCTTCAGATAAGCAAATTCTTTCAACAAATTCCCCTCCAAATGGTTATTGCTAACATCAAGCTTCAAAAGGGAGGTTAAGCATCCAAGTGTTAAAGGTAAAGACCCGGATAGTGAGTTTCTACTCAAATCAAGTATCAACAAGTCACCCAGTGCAGTAAAAATATCTGGAATGTGTCCACTGAGATAGTTTTCTGCAATGACAAGCCGATTCAACTTTTTCAGGTTGCCAATCTCTGGTGGAATTTCACCTGTTAAACCATTTTCTAACA harbors:
- the LOC108318870 gene encoding piriformospora indica-insensitive protein 2, producing MRNFKAFGHVIIALFIISLSAWCHGQVELDKAPMEKAEKDALFSTIQGFVGNWWNGSDLYPDPCGWTPIEGVSCDLFDGFWYVTVLNIGPIYENSLSCAKNLEFRPHLFELKHLKTLSLFKCFRSQRRHQVTIPNANWENLAGSLRSLEFRSNTGLIGKIPSSFGVLKKLQSLVLLENGLTGEIPPEIGNLKKLNRLVIAENYLSGHIPDIFTALGDLLILDLSRNSLSGSLPLTLGCLTSLLKLDVSNNHLEGNLLKEFAYLKNLTLLDLGNNRFSGGLTLSIQEMHSLEEMVLSNNAIGGDIRILKWENLHNLVSLDLSNMGLNGEIPESIIQLKRLRFLRLSDNNLTGNLSPKLSTLPSLNALYVSGNNLAGELKFSMEFYGKMGTRFGAWNNPNLCCPLGAIATSNVPFGVKPCQQQIKLVESNTNGSDVNKTFYSIASLCHAPNHFWWTFPFIMILFLNSYIIGL